The genomic region AAGATGTAAAATTAGTTTTAGGTGTAACATTACGTAGTATAAATGTTTTATATACCTTTCCTGTTGTACGTAATGTAGTATATAAAAATGTCAAAAGTGATATATCGGTATATAATATATCTTATTTTAATAAAAAGTTATATCAATTGTTTATTTTTATAATATTTTTTTTGTATAGTTCTACCGTTTATGCAGCTGATTTTTCGCAATTAACACAGCATATTTTTTTTAATAATATATATCATTGGTCTTTTTCTACACAAGTTATTTTAATTACATGTAGTATAACATTATTATCGTTTTTTGTATTAATGACAACAAGTTTTACTAGAATTATTATTGTTTTAAGTTTATTAAGAAATGCTTTAGGAGTACCTTCTTTACCGCCTAATAAATTGTTAATTAGTATATCATTATGTTTAACATGTTTTATAATGTATCCAACTTATTATAGAGTATATCAAGAAGCATACTTACCTTTTTATACACATCAAATTTTAATGAAAGATGCAATTATGAAATCTATACAACCTATTTATGATTTTATGATACATCAGACACGTCAATCTGACTTATTGTCGTTTAGCAAGTTATTTAATATACAATTATTTCCAGATAAGATGATTCCGATACAATTGTTATTAATATCTTTTATTACTAGTGAATTAAAAACAGCATTTCAAATTGGATTTACTATCTTTATACCATTTTTAGTAATTGATTTATTTGTTGCAAGTATATTAATGTCATTAGGAATGATGATGTTGACTCCAAATACAATTTCATTACCGATAAAATTAATATTATTTGTCATCGTAGATGGATGGAAATTAATTTTTTCTTCCTTAGTACATAGTTTTTATTAGTTAGATTTTATTTTTTGATCATGAAGGTGTTTATGCAGCCTGTATTTTTAGAAAATTTATTTTATGAATCACTAAAATTGTTATGTTTTATTTCTTTACCTATATTATTATCTTTGCTATTTGTAGGTTTATTTTTTAATATATTTCAAAAAATTACATCAATTAATGAACAGGCATTATCTTTTGTTCCAAAAATTATTACAATATGTCTTATATTCACATTTTTTGGAGCATGGATTTTAAATTTAATTGTTCATTACATGGAATATGTTTTTAACAATATATCATCTGCTATTTTTTGTACATTATAGATATGGATAATAATTATTTATTTTTGATATGCAGTAAGTTTATTTTTATTTTTGTAAGAGTATTGTTAATAATATATATGGTTCCAATGATCACAGATGTTCTGGTGGATTATTGGTTGAAATTTTTTTTATCTGTTTTATTAAGTATTTTAGTTTTTTCTATTACACCATGTGCAGAAAATACATTATTTTCACATGATAGTGTTATATTTTTATTAAAACAAGTTTGTATTGGTTGGTTTTTAGGTATTATTATTCAATCAATTTTTTTATTTATTACATATGCCGGTGAAATTTTATGTGTACAAATTGGTTTATATAATACAAATGATTGTTTTAGTAATTCTTTTTCAAATGTTTCAATTATTACAAAGATTTTTAATTGTTTTTTATTGTTGTTATTTTTATCATATGATGG from Buchnera aphidicola (Sarucallis kahawaluokalani) harbors:
- the fliP gene encoding flagellar type III secretion system pore protein FliP (The bacterial flagellar biogenesis protein FliP forms a type III secretion system (T3SS)-type pore required for flagellar assembly.) → MKNIPIFVYQNFFYDHVTWIKTVVIFSLVIWIIKKIFFMYSMHYNNKCIRLISSFKIDANNKIVILEIQDVKLVLGVTLRSINVLYTFPVVRNVVYKNVKSDISVYNISYFNKKLYQLFIFIIFFLYSSTVYAADFSQLTQHIFFNNIYHWSFSTQVILITCSITLLSFFVLMTTSFTRIIIVLSLLRNALGVPSLPPNKLLISISLCLTCFIMYPTYYRVYQEAYLPFYTHQILMKDAIMKSIQPIYDFMIHQTRQSDLLSFSKLFNIQLFPDKMIPIQLLLISFITSELKTAFQIGFTIFIPFLVIDLFVASILMSLGMMMLTPNTISLPIKLILFVIVDGWKLIFSSLVHSFY
- a CDS encoding flagellar biosynthetic protein FliQ, whose protein sequence is MQPVFLENLFYESLKLLCFISLPILLSLLFVGLFFNIFQKITSINEQALSFVPKIITICLIFTFFGAWILNLIVHYMEYVFNNISSAIFCTL
- a CDS encoding flagellar biosynthetic protein FliR; protein product: MDNNYLFLICSKFIFIFVRVLLIIYMVPMITDVLVDYWLKFFLSVLLSILVFSITPCAENTLFSHDSVIFLLKQVCIGWFLGIIIQSIFLFITYAGEILCVQIGLYNTNDCFSNSFSNVSIITKIFNCFLLLLFLSYDGHLWILYFIIKSFNIFPLFSNTFNVNMFLVVFKILHISFVNGITLIFPIIILLFLINILVGIMFRLSPYISRYLTGLSLFYFATIFFLFFFNTIFFSVLIFLLKKILHLMVIIFS